A portion of the uncultured Bacteroides sp. genome contains these proteins:
- a CDS encoding UDP-glucuronic acid decarboxylase family protein, which produces MKRILVTGGAGFIGSHLCERLLSEGNDVICVDNYFTGSKDNIRHLLNNHNFELVRHDVTSPYSAEVDEIYNLACPASPPYYQYNPIKTMKTSIYGAMNTLGLAKRVKAKILQASTSEVYGDPAVHPQVESYWGNVNPIGIRSCYDEGKRAAETLFMDYHRQNGVRIKIIRIFNTYGPRMNPNDGRVVSNFIVQALHGEDITIYGTGTQTRSFQYVDDLIEAMLRMMATEDSFIGPVNVGNPGEFTMLELAQKIINLTDSRSKIVFLPLPGDDPKQRQPDITLAKEKLGGWEPTIKLEEGLKKTIEYFKTL; this is translated from the coding sequence ATGAAAAGAATATTGGTAACAGGCGGAGCCGGCTTTATTGGTTCACATCTTTGCGAACGGTTATTAAGCGAAGGCAATGATGTTATTTGCGTGGACAATTATTTCACAGGAAGCAAAGATAACATTCGCCACTTGCTCAATAATCATAACTTTGAGCTTGTCCGTCACGATGTTACCTCTCCTTATTCTGCCGAAGTAGATGAAATATATAATCTGGCTTGCCCTGCTTCTCCACCTTATTATCAGTACAACCCTATCAAAACGATGAAAACCTCTATTTATGGGGCAATGAATACATTGGGGCTTGCTAAGCGTGTGAAAGCAAAAATACTTCAGGCCTCTACCAGCGAAGTATATGGAGATCCAGCTGTTCATCCGCAAGTGGAATCTTATTGGGGCAATGTCAACCCTATCGGTATCCGATCTTGTTATGATGAAGGCAAGCGCGCAGCTGAAACCTTATTTATGGATTATCATCGGCAGAATGGTGTGCGCATCAAGATTATCCGCATCTTCAATACGTACGGCCCTCGGATGAATCCAAATGACGGTCGTGTTGTTTCCAACTTCATCGTTCAGGCTCTTCATGGTGAAGACATTACTATTTATGGTACAGGTACTCAGACTCGTAGCTTTCAGTATGTGGACGATCTTATCGAAGCCATGCTTCGGATGATGGCCACCGAAGATAGCTTTATTGGGCCGGTTAACGTCGGTAATCCGGGAGAGTTTACCATGCTGGAGCTAGCACAAAAGATCATTAATCTTACCGATTCTCGCTCCAAGATTGTATTCTTGCCTTTACCGGGTGACGATCCCAAGCAACGGCAGCCGGATATTACTCTGGCTAAAGAGAAATTGGGCGGGTGGGAGCCCACTATTAAACTCGAAGAAGGATTAAAGAAAACAATAGAATATTTTAAAACGCTATAG
- a CDS encoding superoxide dismutase has product MNTLLMSLIFMTMSYDMPKLPYATDALAPVISQQTIEFHYGKHLQTYVNNLNSLVPGTEFEGKTVEEIVATAPDGAIFNNAGQVLNHTLYFTQFAGKPSQGEPSGKLAEAIVKDFGSFDNFKKEFTAAAVGLFGSGWAWLSVDKSGKLHITKETNGSNPLRAGLKPLLGFDVWEHSYYLDYQNRRADHVTALWSIIDWAVVGSRL; this is encoded by the coding sequence ATGAATACATTATTAATGTCTTTAATATTTATGACTATGAGTTATGATATGCCTAAATTGCCATACGCAACCGATGCGTTGGCCCCAGTAATCAGTCAGCAAACAATCGAATTTCACTACGGTAAACACTTGCAGACCTATGTAAATAACCTGAACAGCCTTGTTCCTGGAACGGAATTTGAAGGTAAAACAGTAGAAGAAATTGTGGCTACAGCTCCGGATGGTGCTATTTTCAACAATGCCGGACAGGTGTTGAACCACACACTATACTTCACTCAATTTGCAGGCAAACCTTCTCAAGGAGAACCATCAGGCAAATTGGCTGAAGCAATTGTAAAGGATTTCGGCAGCTTCGACAACTTTAAGAAAGAATTCACTGCAGCAGCAGTAGGATTATTTGGTTCAGGTTGGGCATGGCTGTCTGTAGATAAGAGCGGAAAGCTGCATATCACCAAAGAAACAAATGGAAGTAACCCTCTACGTGCAGGATTAAAACCACTATTAGGTTTTGACGTGTGGGAACATTCTTACTATCTGGATTACCAGAATCGTCGTGCCGATCACGTAACTGCTTTGTGGAGCATTATCGACTGGGCAGTGGTTGGTAGCCGCCTATAA
- a CDS encoding UDP-glucose/GDP-mannose dehydrogenase family protein has protein sequence MNIAIVGTGYVGLVSGACFSEMGINVTCVDIDENKIRKLLDGVMPIYEPGLDELVDRNVKAGRLHFTTDLTTCLHSVEVIFSAVGTPPDEDGSADLKYVLEVARTVGRHIKKHVVLVTKSTVPVGTAQKVRAAVQEELDKRGVKIKFDVASNPEFLKEGAAIKDFMAPDRVVVGVESETARKLMEKLYRPFTLNGYPILIMDVPSAEMTKYAANAMLATRISFMNDIANLCELVGANVDYVRKGMGSDSRIGSRFLYAGCGYGGSCFPKDVKALAHTGIEHGYHMRVVEAVEAVNDAQKSIVFDKLLKIFDGDLKGRTIAIWGLSFKPETDDMREAPALVVIDKLLQAGAVVKVYDPIAMEETKRRIGNSVTYCSDMYEAVIDADAIALLTEWKQFRMPSWSIIRKAMKNCVVVDGRNIYDSDEMKELGFTYSKIGLK, from the coding sequence ATGAATATAGCAATAGTAGGTACCGGCTATGTCGGTTTGGTTTCGGGAGCTTGTTTCTCGGAGATGGGTATCAACGTTACCTGTGTAGATATAGATGAAAATAAAATTCGCAAGCTGCTGGATGGCGTGATGCCCATCTATGAGCCCGGACTTGATGAATTGGTCGATCGAAACGTAAAAGCGGGGCGTTTGCACTTCACTACAGATTTAACAACTTGTTTGCATAGTGTAGAAGTGATATTTAGTGCGGTGGGTACGCCACCTGATGAAGATGGTAGTGCTGACCTAAAATATGTACTTGAAGTTGCTCGTACCGTAGGAAGGCACATAAAAAAGCATGTTGTGTTGGTGACCAAGAGTACTGTTCCTGTGGGCACGGCGCAGAAAGTACGCGCTGCCGTACAGGAGGAGCTTGATAAACGTGGTGTAAAAATCAAATTTGATGTAGCTTCCAATCCGGAATTCTTGAAAGAAGGTGCTGCTATCAAAGATTTTATGGCACCGGACCGTGTGGTAGTTGGTGTGGAAAGCGAAACGGCCCGCAAATTGATGGAAAAACTCTATCGTCCGTTCACGCTTAATGGTTATCCCATCCTTATTATGGACGTACCTTCTGCAGAAATGACCAAATATGCAGCCAATGCCATGTTGGCTACTCGCATTAGCTTTATGAATGATATAGCTAACCTCTGCGAACTTGTAGGTGCTAATGTAGATTATGTGCGTAAGGGCATGGGTTCTGATTCGCGCATTGGTAGCCGCTTTCTCTATGCCGGTTGTGGCTATGGTGGTTCCTGCTTCCCGAAAGATGTAAAAGCTCTTGCCCATACCGGTATTGAGCATGGATATCACATGCGGGTTGTTGAAGCCGTCGAGGCTGTTAATGATGCTCAGAAGAGCATTGTCTTTGACAAACTCTTGAAGATTTTCGATGGTGATTTGAAAGGCAGAACAATTGCTATCTGGGGACTATCATTCAAGCCCGAAACTGACGATATGCGTGAAGCGCCAGCATTGGTTGTTATCGATAAATTGTTGCAAGCCGGAGCGGTTGTGAAAGTTTATGACCCTATCGCTATGGAAGAGACTAAACGTAGGATAGGCAATTCAGTGACCTATTGTAGCGACATGTATGAAGCAGTGATTGACGCTGATGCCATTGCGTTACTTACGGAATGGAAACAATTTCGTATGCCTAGTTGGTCTATCATTCGCAAGGCTATGAAGAATTGTGTGGTGGTAGATGGTCGTAATATCTATGATAGCGATGAAATGAAAGAACTGGGATTTACCTATTCTAAGATAGGATTAAAATAA
- a CDS encoding HAMP domain-containing sensor histidine kinase, which produces MKKIAKNEILFISSYNSDTKYTSDNINSFIETYSKLGGKHSVVVENMNAMSLKEAHQWQNRIKAILQKHPNVQLIILLGGEAWISYMQMAEEKYKKIPVMCAMASRYGVRIPADSVNLSSYEPEGIDMLKVMEKHNVRLALSYDYDVSKEIELMKSFYPKMKNLVLLTDNTYNGISHYTLLRKELKKHPDINPIFIDGRKLTLDKATAKLHDVPKGTVMLVGIWKIDSLEISYINNSVYAFKFANPTIPVFSLTSTGIGYWAIGGYVPVYDGVGRSLGLKAYEILDLKRKGKPLLSSLRNEYKLDAQKMKELNLDIKKAPKNAIYINDIPPFLSLYKKEIETLFLVFITLIIGLVVSLYYYNKMRILKDKLLILTNSLSDDKRKLELSEAELRKAKERAEEASHVKSAFVSNMSHEIRTPLNAIVGFSSLLIESIDATEEQKEYAKIIQKNSDLLLQLISDVLDVSRLESGRLQFNYEWCDLVSCCEGMITLTNQSKTNDVEIHSKFPTESYMLYTDPLRLQQVVVNLLNNALKFTPDGGKITLAFEIDERNSNVLFSVTDTGCGIPEDKQELVFTRFEKLNEFVQGTGLGLAICKLTVQHMGGKIWIDKEYKDGARFIFSHPITKETI; this is translated from the coding sequence ATGAAGAAAATAGCTAAAAATGAGATCTTGTTTATTAGCTCTTATAACTCAGATACCAAGTATACTTCAGATAATATAAATTCGTTCATAGAGACTTATAGCAAATTAGGAGGCAAACATTCCGTCGTTGTAGAAAACATGAATGCCATGAGCCTGAAAGAAGCTCATCAATGGCAAAATAGGATAAAAGCCATTCTGCAAAAACATCCCAATGTTCAACTTATTATTCTTCTTGGCGGAGAAGCATGGATTAGCTATATGCAAATGGCAGAAGAAAAATACAAAAAAATACCGGTAATGTGTGCCATGGCCTCCCGCTATGGAGTTCGGATACCTGCTGATTCGGTCAATTTATCTTCTTATGAACCTGAAGGTATCGATATGCTTAAGGTTATGGAAAAACATAATGTAAGACTGGCTTTATCCTATGATTATGATGTTTCAAAAGAAATTGAATTGATGAAGTCTTTTTATCCCAAAATGAAGAATCTGGTACTTCTCACCGATAATACTTATAATGGGATTTCTCACTATACACTACTCAGAAAAGAATTAAAAAAACATCCGGACATCAACCCTATTTTTATTGATGGGAGAAAACTTACTCTAGATAAAGCAACTGCTAAACTACACGATGTTCCCAAAGGAACTGTGATGTTAGTAGGTATCTGGAAAATAGATAGTCTGGAAATATCTTATATAAACAACTCGGTATACGCATTTAAGTTTGCTAATCCCACTATTCCTGTATTTAGCCTTACTTCAACCGGAATAGGATATTGGGCAATTGGAGGATATGTACCCGTTTATGACGGTGTAGGAAGAAGCCTTGGCTTAAAGGCATACGAAATATTGGACTTGAAACGAAAAGGAAAGCCTCTCTTATCTAGTCTTAGGAATGAATATAAGTTAGATGCGCAAAAAATGAAAGAATTAAATCTTGATATAAAAAAAGCTCCTAAGAATGCTATTTATATCAATGATATTCCTCCTTTTCTATCTTTATACAAAAAAGAAATAGAAACTCTTTTTTTAGTTTTCATTACTTTAATTATCGGTTTAGTAGTATCATTATACTACTACAACAAAATGAGAATATTAAAGGACAAGCTATTAATCCTGACTAATTCATTGAGCGATGATAAAAGAAAATTGGAGTTATCTGAAGCTGAACTTCGAAAAGCCAAAGAACGCGCTGAAGAAGCAAGCCATGTAAAAAGTGCTTTTGTGTCAAACATGAGCCATGAAATACGTACACCACTAAATGCCATTGTAGGATTTTCAAGCTTATTAATAGAGAGCATAGATGCTACAGAAGAACAGAAGGAATATGCTAAGATTATTCAGAAAAATTCAGATTTGCTTCTTCAGTTGATCAGTGATGTGCTTGATGTATCGAGGTTGGAATCGGGCCGATTACAGTTTAACTACGAATGGTGCGATCTTGTTTCGTGCTGTGAAGGAATGATCACACTCACCAATCAAAGCAAGACCAATGATGTGGAGATACATTCTAAATTTCCGACGGAATCATATATGCTATATACAGATCCACTACGCTTGCAACAAGTGGTGGTGAACTTGCTAAATAATGCATTAAAGTTCACTCCGGATGGTGGAAAAATAACGTTGGCTTTCGAAATAGATGAAAGAAATTCGAATGTTTTGTTTTCCGTAACTGATACCGGATGCGGTATACCGGAGGACAAACAGGAGCTGGTGTTCACTCGATTTGAAAAATTAAATGAATTTGTGCAAGGTACCGGTTTGGGACTAGCTATTTGCAAGTTGACCGTGCAACACATGGGTGGAAAGATTTGGATAGATAAAGAGTATAAAGACGGTGCACGATTTATCTTTTCACATCCCATAACGAAAGAGACTATTTAA
- a CDS encoding UvrD-helicase domain-containing protein, with protein sequence MSTDYIEELNESQRAAVLYNEGPALVIAGAGSGKTRVLTYKIAYLLENGYQPWNILALTFTNKAAREMKERIARQVGDQRARYLWMGTFHSVFSRILRAEAEKLGFTSQFTIYDSSDSKSLLRSIIKEMGLDEKAYKPGSVQSRISNAKNHLVSPSGYAANKEAYESDSAAKMPAIRDIYRRYWERCRQAGAMDFDDLLFYTYILFHDHPDVLARYRDQFRYLLVDEYQDTNYAQHSIVLQLAGEHQHICVVGDDAQSIYSFRGADIDNILHFTKIYKNTQVFKLEQNYRSTQTIVSAANSLIEKNERQIRKEVFSEKERGEAIGVFQAYSDVEEGEIVVNKIAELRRNKDYGYNSFAILYRTNAQSRIFEEAMRKRGMPYKIYGGLSFYQRKEIKDVVAYFRLVVNPNDEEAFKRIINYPARGIGDTTVSKIIAAATEQSVSLWTVLCEPLTYNLSINKGTHTKLQSFRELLEEFISLVAQQNAYQIGTEVIRRSGILNDIHADNSPENLSRQENIQELVNAMQDFCALRMEEGNPDISLSDYLSDIALLTDQDSDKNDDGEKITLMTVHSAKGLEFCNVFVVGLEENLFPSSMVGDSQRGMEEERRLFYVAITRAEEHCFLSYARTRFRYGKMDFGTPSRFLKDIDTRFLQLPQEATMRRNVDEEAGHFRREQKERTPHSLFGNKTATERERPKAQVIAPSVPRNLKKVDSTVVSTPSATSGNASIAGLAVGQRIEHERFGIGEVMRVEGEGDNAKAVIRFRNAGEKQLLLRFARFKIVQ encoded by the coding sequence ATGTCAACAGACTATATAGAAGAACTCAACGAAAGTCAACGTGCTGCCGTGCTCTACAATGAAGGACCTGCATTGGTTATTGCCGGTGCCGGATCGGGTAAGACACGTGTACTTACCTATAAGATCGCTTATTTGCTAGAGAATGGATACCAACCATGGAACATATTGGCACTTACTTTTACCAACAAAGCAGCTCGGGAAATGAAAGAACGTATTGCCCGCCAAGTAGGCGACCAAAGGGCACGTTATCTCTGGATGGGGACGTTTCACTCTGTCTTCTCACGCATTCTTCGTGCGGAGGCTGAGAAGCTTGGTTTTACCTCACAGTTTACAATCTATGATTCGTCTGATAGCAAAAGTCTACTTCGGTCTATCATAAAGGAGATGGGACTTGATGAGAAAGCTTATAAACCCGGAAGCGTACAAAGCCGTATTTCCAATGCTAAGAATCATCTTGTTTCTCCGTCTGGTTATGCCGCAAACAAGGAGGCCTATGAAAGCGACTCTGCAGCTAAGATGCCTGCTATCCGTGACATTTATCGTCGTTATTGGGAACGTTGCCGACAAGCCGGAGCGATGGATTTCGACGATCTTTTGTTTTATACCTATATTCTCTTTCATGATCATCCGGATGTGCTGGCACGCTATCGTGATCAGTTTCGTTATCTGTTGGTGGATGAGTATCAGGATACGAACTATGCACAGCACAGCATTGTGCTACAATTAGCAGGCGAGCATCAACATATCTGTGTGGTGGGCGATGATGCACAGAGTATTTATTCTTTTCGTGGGGCGGATATTGATAATATTCTTCATTTCACGAAAATCTATAAGAATACGCAAGTTTTCAAATTGGAACAGAACTATCGCTCCACACAAACCATTGTTTCTGCGGCCAATAGTCTGATTGAAAAGAATGAGCGCCAGATACGCAAAGAGGTTTTTTCTGAAAAGGAACGGGGAGAGGCCATTGGGGTGTTTCAAGCTTACTCTGATGTGGAAGAAGGGGAAATTGTTGTTAATAAGATTGCCGAACTGCGCCGTAATAAGGATTATGGCTACAATTCTTTTGCCATTCTTTATCGTACGAATGCTCAGAGCCGTATCTTCGAAGAAGCCATGCGCAAACGAGGGATGCCTTATAAAATTTATGGAGGACTTTCATTTTATCAACGCAAGGAGATAAAAGATGTGGTGGCTTATTTTCGTTTGGTAGTAAACCCGAATGATGAGGAAGCATTCAAACGTATCATCAATTATCCTGCCCGCGGCATTGGTGACACTACGGTGAGCAAAATCATTGCTGCGGCTACCGAACAGAGTGTCAGCCTGTGGACAGTGCTATGCGAACCACTCACTTACAATCTCAGCATTAATAAAGGTACACATACCAAATTGCAGAGTTTTCGTGAACTACTTGAGGAGTTTATTTCACTAGTTGCCCAACAGAATGCTTATCAGATAGGAACAGAGGTTATTCGTCGCTCCGGTATTCTGAATGATATACATGCCGATAACTCTCCGGAGAATCTCAGTAGACAGGAGAATATACAAGAACTTGTTAATGCTATGCAAGACTTCTGTGCTCTGCGAATGGAAGAAGGGAATCCTGATATCTCGTTGTCCGATTACTTGTCTGATATTGCTTTACTCACCGATCAGGATTCAGATAAGAATGATGATGGGGAGAAGATCACTTTGATGACTGTTCATTCAGCCAAAGGACTTGAGTTTTGCAATGTTTTTGTAGTAGGTCTGGAAGAAAATCTTTTTCCAAGCAGTATGGTGGGTGATTCTCAACGTGGAATGGAAGAAGAACGACGTCTGTTTTATGTAGCCATCACGCGTGCTGAAGAACATTGTTTTCTTTCGTACGCTCGTACCCGTTTTCGCTATGGAAAGATGGACTTTGGTACCCCCAGTCGTTTTCTGAAAGATATTGATACCCGCTTTCTGCAACTTCCTCAAGAAGCGACAATGCGTCGTAATGTAGATGAAGAAGCCGGACACTTTCGTCGGGAACAGAAAGAAAGAACACCACATTCGCTCTTTGGCAACAAAACGGCTACTGAACGTGAACGCCCCAAAGCACAAGTGATAGCTCCTAGCGTGCCGCGCAACCTCAAGAAGGTAGATAGCACTGTTGTTTCTACACCTTCAGCTACGTCAGGAAATGCCTCTATTGCAGGCTTAGCGGTAGGCCAACGCATCGAGCACGAACGTTTCGGCATTGGTGAGGTCATGCGGGTAGAAGGAGAAGGCGATAATGCCAAGGCCGTTATTCGTTTTCGTAATGCAGGCGAGAAGCAACTGTTGCTGCGCTTTGCACGATTTAAAATCGTACAATAA
- a CDS encoding sigma-54 dependent transcriptional regulator codes for MNKILIVDDEAQIRKLLVRMMELEGYEVSFAVDCKSALRQLELQTHEVILCDVLLPDGNGIELVSTIKKKYPKLEAVLLTAHGNIPDCVQAIKNGAFDYITKGNDNNKIIPLISRAMQKAHANNQLGKTESKKTPMHSFESILGDSKAIKEVLSLALKVSTTHVPVLLTGETGTGKEIFAQAIHHNSLRNKNNFVAVNCSSFSKELLESEMFGHKAGSFTGASKDKKGLFEEADGGTIFLDEIGEMAFELQAKLLRVLETGEYIKLGETKSTKVNVRVIAATNCDLKEEIEKGRFREDLYYRLSVFHIHLPPLRERKEDLSIFVDFFAKSFCDMSGRSIVRLSSKVWALFNDYPWKGNIRELRNVIERSLIVCNNDHIELEDLPLEMQRTYVASTTGKAFSEFELSSMERLHIARVLEYTKGNKTEAARLLKIGLTTLYRKIEEFNL; via the coding sequence ATGAATAAAATTCTTATAGTTGACGACGAAGCGCAAATCCGGAAACTTTTGGTTCGGATGATGGAACTCGAAGGATACGAAGTGTCTTTCGCAGTAGATTGTAAATCAGCCTTAAGGCAACTGGAGCTTCAAACTCACGAGGTGATTCTTTGTGATGTGTTACTTCCTGATGGAAACGGGATAGAGCTTGTTAGTACTATTAAAAAGAAATATCCCAAACTGGAAGCAGTCTTGCTCACTGCTCATGGGAATATACCTGATTGTGTACAGGCGATAAAGAATGGAGCATTTGATTATATAACCAAAGGGAACGATAATAATAAGATCATTCCTTTGATAAGTCGGGCCATGCAAAAAGCACACGCAAATAATCAATTAGGAAAAACAGAGTCTAAAAAAACTCCAATGCATTCATTCGAGTCTATATTAGGTGATTCTAAAGCTATAAAAGAGGTTTTATCTTTGGCGTTAAAAGTGTCGACAACACATGTTCCCGTTCTATTAACAGGAGAAACAGGAACCGGAAAAGAGATCTTTGCTCAAGCAATTCATCACAATAGTTTGAGAAATAAAAATAACTTTGTTGCTGTGAATTGTTCCTCATTTAGTAAAGAATTACTAGAAAGTGAAATGTTCGGCCACAAAGCCGGCTCATTCACCGGTGCCTCAAAAGACAAAAAAGGTTTGTTTGAAGAAGCTGATGGTGGGACTATTTTTCTAGATGAAATAGGAGAGATGGCCTTTGAATTACAAGCCAAACTATTACGTGTCTTAGAAACAGGAGAGTACATAAAATTAGGAGAAACCAAATCTACTAAAGTTAATGTACGTGTTATTGCTGCTACTAATTGTGATTTGAAAGAAGAAATAGAAAAAGGACGTTTTCGCGAAGACTTATATTATCGCCTTTCTGTCTTTCACATTCACTTGCCGCCTCTAAGGGAAAGAAAAGAGGATCTCAGTATATTTGTAGATTTCTTCGCCAAGTCTTTTTGTGATATGTCGGGTCGGTCAATAGTCCGATTATCGAGCAAAGTTTGGGCTCTTTTCAATGATTATCCATGGAAAGGGAACATACGTGAACTCAGAAATGTAATTGAACGAAGCTTGATCGTTTGTAACAATGATCATATTGAATTGGAGGATCTTCCATTAGAAATGCAAAGGACATATGTTGCAAGTACTACCGGAAAAGCATTCTCTGAATTTGAATTAAGTTCCATGGAACGGCTCCATATTGCAAGAGTCTTGGAATATACGAAGGGCAACAAAACGGAAGCTGCTCGATTATTAAAAATAGGGCTTACTACATTATACCGAAAAATAGAAGAGTTTAATCTCTGA